A genomic window from Abyssisolibacter fermentans includes:
- a CDS encoding DUF1667 domain-containing protein: MKKEMICITCPMGCHLTVEDDKSSESGYKVSGNICKRGEKYAVEELTNPTRVITSTVKIENGILKRLPVKTDGAIPKDLNFKCMEEINKVVVNAPISVGDVIIENILNTGINLVASRSM; the protein is encoded by the coding sequence TGAAAAAAGAAATGATTTGTATAACATGCCCAATGGGATGTCATTTGACTGTAGAAGATGATAAAAGCTCAGAGAGTGGATACAAAGTATCAGGTAATATATGCAAAAGAGGAGAAAAATACGCTGTTGAAGAGTTGACTAATCCTACTAGAGTTATTACATCTACTGTTAAAATAGAAAATGGTATTTTAAAGAGATTACCTGTAAAGACTGATGGTGCAATACCTAAAGATTTGAATTTTAAATGTATGGAAGAAATAAATAAAGTTGTTGTAAATGCTCCAATATCAGTAGGAGATGTAATAATAGAGAATATATTAAACACAGGTATAAATTTAGTAGCATCAAGAAGCATGTAA